A single region of the Nicotiana sylvestris chromosome 6, ASM39365v2, whole genome shotgun sequence genome encodes:
- the LOC104222110 gene encoding uncharacterized protein yields MDLREGLEESPSSSSFSNGRVDVVTDTMNQLKIAEKDDDGSGVQVTCFSEVSDDATLHFQIIRLQKQIYAWIGCTSAKFGNLYAAAPARPSGTVAVSSLTGGTSDNTGSGIARRLVLKTGLNVVLACNIPKNSPMLEAAAEKKLMQKLISLGYAKPRPRGPSS; encoded by the exons ATGGATTTGCGAGAAGGATTAGAGGAATCACCATCCTCCTCCTCATTCTCCAACGGAAGAGTTGACGTTGTTACGGACACAATGAATCAGTtgaaaattgcagaaaaagaTGATGATGGAAGTGGCGTGCAGGTCACGTGCTTTTCTGAAGTCTCTGACGATGCTACTCTTCACTTTCAGATCATTCGTCTTCAGAAACAG ATATATGCTTGGATCGGTTGCACTTCAGCCAAATTTGGGAATCTGTATGCAGCTGCTCCAGCAAGACCT AGCGGTACCGTTGCGGTCAGTTCCTTGACCGGAGGAACATCTGATAATACAGGATCTGGTATTGCCCGTAGATTAG TTCTTAAGACTGGACTCAATGTTGTACTAGCTTGTAATATCCCCAAGAACAGCCCCATGCTTGAG GCTGCTGCTGAGAAAAAGTTGATGCAAAAGCTTATCAGTCTAGGCTACGCAAAGCCAAGACCTCGAGGACCATCTTCGTAA